ACGGTCGGTTTCTTTGACGCGCCATGAGCCGATATTGCGCAGGGTGCAGGGCTGTTTGGTGGCCAGTGCGACGATAGCCAGAGTCATGGCCGCATCAGGAATATGGTTGGCATCCAAATCAAAAGCCTGAATCTTGCGCTCGGCAGGGCGGGAAATTTCAACAAAATTTTCGCCCCAAATGACATCTGCACCGATTTTCTCCAGTTCACGCGCAAAGGCAACGTCGCCTTGAATGCTGTGTGCGCCGATGCCGGTCACGCGGATGGGTGTACCGGCAATCAGACCTGCACCTAAGAAATAAGACGCGCTGGAGGCATCGCCTTCTACATATAAATGTTCGGGCGCATGATATTTGGCACCGGCCGGGATTTTAAATACACGGTAGTCTTCATTGATGATATTTACACCGAACTGCGCCATCAGCTTGAGCGTGATATCGATATAAGGTTTGGAAATCAATTCGCCTACCATGTGGATTTCAAAAGCTTGTCCGGTCAAGGGCAAAGCCATCAGCAGGGCGGTCAGGAATTGGCTGGAAACATTGCCTTTAATCGGAATAACGCGCTCGCCGTTGTCTTGGCGTTTGCCGATCTGAAGCGGAGGATAGTTTTCATTGCCCAGATATTGTACGTCCGCGCCTGCAATGCGCAGCGCATCCACCAAATCGCCGATGGGGCGTTCGTGCATACGCGGCACGCCATGCAGATGATAGTCGCCGCCCAAAACGGCAAGTGCGGCAGTCAAAGGACGGAATGCCGTACCGGCGTTGCCTAAAAATAAATCGGCAGTTTGGTTGGGAAAGCGGCCGCCGGTGCCATGAACTTTCAGACGGCCTTCAGGTAAAGATTCAATTTGTACGCCGAGTTTGTCGAGTGCTTCAAGCATTCGGTCGGTATCGTCGGATTTGAGCAAAGAATGAATTTCGCAAACATTGTCGGAGAGTGCGGCCAAGAGTAGCGTGCGGTTGCTGATGCTTTTGGAACCGGGCAGGGCAACGGTGGAAGGCTTGAGTGTAGAAGCGGGCAGGCGGATGGATTCGGTCATGGCTGGACTAAGCTCGTTTGAATTGTAAATTAGACCGATATTATACGCAGGCAAAGGCCGTCTGAAAAATGAAGAGGGCGCAATTTATTTGTGAAAAAATGAATTTTTATATCGTTACACAATTTTCCAATCATTTATTTTGAAATTTTCTGCTCCTGTTTTGTGTTTGCCGCTATAACTTATTTTGTTGTGGCAGGTATATAACCAAACACCATAAGAAAATCAGAAACCATTCTTTCCTATTTTTTCAGACGGCCTTTAATATCGGCGGACAATCATTGATAAAGCAAGAGCACGACCATGAGCCATTATCCTTTGTTTGCCGATTTGAGAAACCGTCCTGTTTTACTGGCAGGTGCGGGCAAGGTTGCCGAGCGCAAGGCGGAAAGCCTGTTGTCTGCCGGAGCGCGCGTGCGCGTTGTTGCGGAAACTTTGAATCCTCAGTTTCAGCAATGGGCGGACGAAGGGAAAATAGTTTGGCTGGGCGGCTTGTTTGAAGAAGCCATGTTGGACGAGGTGTATTTCGTTATTGCGGCGACGGATGACGGTATATTTAACCGCTGTGTTTTTGAAGCGGCGGAGCGACGGGCGAAATTGTGCAATACGGTGGATACGGCGGACTTGTGTTCGTTTATTGTGCCTGCCGTGGTGGATAGGGGGTCGTTGAAGATAGCCATATCCAGCGGTGGGACTGCGCCTGTATTGGCACGGAAATGGCGGCAGATTATTGAAACA
This region of Neisseria subflava genomic DNA includes:
- the aroA gene encoding 3-phosphoshikimate 1-carboxyvinyltransferase, which codes for MTESIRLPASTLKPSTVALPGSKSISNRTLLLAALSDNVCEIHSLLKSDDTDRMLEALDKLGVQIESLPEGRLKVHGTGGRFPNQTADLFLGNAGTAFRPLTAALAVLGGDYHLHGVPRMHERPIGDLVDALRIAGADVQYLGNENYPPLQIGKRQDNGERVIPIKGNVSSQFLTALLMALPLTGQAFEIHMVGELISKPYIDITLKLMAQFGVNIINEDYRVFKIPAGAKYHAPEHLYVEGDASSASYFLGAGLIAGTPIRVTGIGAHSIQGDVAFARELEKIGADVIWGENFVEISRPAERKIQAFDLDANHIPDAAMTLAIVALATKQPCTLRNIGSWRVKETDRIAAMATELRKLGAEVVEEAEAIHITPPERLTPDAVIDTYDDHRMAMCFSLASLLGVPIIINDPKCTHKTFPDYFQVFASLTN